One Salarias fasciatus chromosome 9, fSalaFa1.1, whole genome shotgun sequence DNA segment encodes these proteins:
- the armc3 gene encoding armadillo repeat-containing protein 3: MDKQSLSHCGYLTTTLHEVRLILSCNLNAVCTQSFFSGHRMGKKGRRESETPGRETFDPLPVESKTPATVVLLLNSPEEDILVKACEAIFTFAEKGDENKVCLLGLGALEPLCRIITHSNKLVRRNAFMALGTMATNGDVKNALKKLDAIPSIIKNLSLEEDTVVHEFATLCLASLSVDFVCKVQITDNQGLPPLIQLLSGPEPDVQKNSLEIILNLVQDYQSHLVLHELDLIPPLLELLKSDFPVIQHLVLKTLQKVTTEKGTLAVFREKQGFNKIMDILNNMEFSDLHSEALQVAANCLTDNESIQLIHESGDLNRLMEFLLKPSTPEIQSSAVKCITQVAQNPESHKLLSGQNVEKILVDLLNVADISVKTSACQAVAAMSLHQASKDCFRDLGGIPALVQSLSSDSSILKEAATLALANLTCRNQLNALAVYEAGGHEILVRQLRESSPRMVANSATTLRSMAEQEVIRRSILSHGAMQALVEPLKSTDPQILINATQCLSVLACDNEARVELHRAGGLQLLVNLLHSFNRDVLHSACLAVNVCASDDLTTVEMCKFGALEILQEINQSRNRRSRVSELAMMRLLHSNLSVKYSLTGHLASTDIITSGFYDAGKACSGQRILTLEELSKEPVNQRQPIISINTATEETTDMPEDRQSDPSESDTSIKGDRKSQRKKRKEDKQKDEAQSESVTEKPWSMMDDVSLQILIKEAKESILPLNDERQQFATLARLVSEAMGGAVEMEKLHEFPWMLHLSELKFQLQSNVVPIGLISRGIYCHRALLFKCLADCIGLSCTLVRGEHNRAWNEILLFNQSPFSQHQFSQPRRFIVDLLHQPGSLLAVDSPAALQYQTI; encoded by the exons ATGGATAAACAATCGCTGTCGCATTGTGGTTACTTAACAACCACACTTCACGAAGTTAGACTAATATTAAGCTGTAATCTAAACGCTGTTTGTACACAGAGTTTCTTTTCAGGTCACAGAATGGGAAAGAAGGGGAGACGGGAGAGTGAAACTCCGGGCCGTGAAACG TTTGATCCGCTACCTGTTGAGAGTAAAACCCCAGCAACAGTAGTGCTGCTGTTGAACTCTCCAGAGGAGGACATTCTTGTCAAAGCCTGTGAAGCTATTTTTACATTTGCAGAGAAAG GAGATGAGAATAAGGTTTGCCTGCTGGGACTTGGGGCACTGGAGCCTTTGTGCAGGATCATTACTCACAGCAACAAGCTGGTCAGACGCAACGCTTTCATGGCCCTGGGCACCATGGCCACCAATG GTGATGTAAAGAATGCCCTCAAAAAACTGGATGCCATCCcatcaataataaaaaatctttcactTGAAG AAGATACAGTTGTTCATGAGTTTGCAACACTGTGTCTGGCCTCTTTGTCCGTGGATTTCGTCTGTAAGGTCCAGATCACTGACAACCAAGGTCTGCCGCCTCTAATCCAGCTCCTGTCCGGCCCAGAACCGGATGTTCAGAAAAACTCGCTGGAGATCATCCTCAACCTTGTTCAG GACTACCAAAGCCATCTGGTGCTACATGAGCTGGACCTGATCCCTCCACTCCTGGAGCTTCTTAAGTCAGATTTTCCTGTCATTCAGCATCTGGTTTTGAAGACACTGCAGAAAGTCACGACTGAAAAAGGCACACTCGCAGTGTTCAGAGAAAAGCAGGGCTTTAACAAGATCATGGATATTCTCAATAATATG GAGTTCAGTGATCTGCACAGTGAGGCCTTGCAAGTTGCGGCAAACTGTCTGACTGACAATGAAAGTATCCAACTGATCCATGAGAGTGGCGATCTAAACCGACTGATGGAATTTTTACTCAAACCCAGCACACCTGAAATCCAGTCCAGCGCTGTTAAGTGCATCACCCAAGTGGCTCAAAACC ctgaaagtcacaAACTACTCTCTGGGCAGAATGTGGAGAAGATTCTGGTAGATCTTCTGAATGTGGCTGATATCAGTGTGAAAACATCCGCCTGTCAGGCTGTGGCGGCCATGAGCCTCCACCAAGCGAGCAAAGACTGCTTCAGAGACCTGG GTGGTATACCTGCACTGGTTCAGTCGCTGAGCAGTGATAGTTCAATACTAAAAGAAGCAGCGACCCTGGCCCTTGCTAACCTCACCTGTCGCAACCAACTCAATGCACT TGCTGTGTATGAGGCAGGAGGCCATGAGATCCTTGTCCGGCAGTTACGTGAAAGCTCTCCAAGGATGGTGGCGAACTCTGCCACCACGCTTCGCAGCATGGCTGAACAGGAGGTGATCCGCCGCAGCATCTTGTCTCACGGAGCCATGCAGGCTCTGGTGGAGCCTCTGAAATCCACTGACCCGCAGATCCTGATCAACGCCACACAGTGCCTGTCAGTGCTTGCCTGTGACAATGAAGCCAGAGTGGAG CTCCACAGAGCTGGAGGTCTTCAGCTGCTGGTCAATCTGCTGCATTCATTTAACAGAGACGTGCTCCACAGTGCATGTTTGGCAGTGAATGTCTGTGCCAGCGATGATCTGACCACTGTGGAGATGTGCAAATTTGG AGCTCTGGAAATACTACAAGAAATCAATCAGTCCAGGAATCGTAGGAGCCGTGTCAGCGAGCTGGCCATGATGAGACTGCTTCACTCCAACTTGTCTGTTAAATACAGCCTGACAGGTCATTTGGCCTCCACTGATATAATCACTAGTGGCTTCTACGATGCTGGAAAG GCCTGTTCAGGTCAGAGGATTTTGACTTTAGAAGAACTGTCGAAGGAGCCAGTCAACCAGCGTCAACCCATCATTTCTATCAACACAGCAACAGA AGAGACAACAGATATGCCagaagacagacagagcgacCCATCAGAATCAGACACCAGCATCAAGGGGGATCGTAAGTCACAGAG gaaaaagagaaaggaagacaaacagaaagacgAGGCTCAATCTGAATCTGTCACTGAGAAGCCGTGGAGCATGATGGATGACGTCTCACTGCAGATTCTGATTAAAGAGGCCAAGGAATCCATCCTGCCACTGAATGATGAACGGCAGCAGTTTGCCACCTTGGCCAG GCTGGTGAGTGAAGCCATGGGGGGAGCGGTGGAGATGGAAAAGTTGCATGAGTTCCCATGGATGCTGCACCTGAGCGAGCTCAAGTTTCAGCTTCAGTCCAACGTTGTCCCCATTGGCTTGATCAGCAGGGGCATCTACTGCCACAGGGCGCTTCTGTTCAAG TGTTTGGCTGACTGCATTGGATTGAGCTGCACACTGGTCAGGGGTGAGCACAACCGGGCGTGGAATGAGATCCTCCTTTTTAACCAGAGTCCCTTCAGCCAGCACCAGTTCTCACAGCCCAGACGCTTCATCGTGGACCTCCTGCACCAGCCTGGAAGTCTCCTGGCTGTGGacagtcctgctgctctgcagtacCAGACCATATAG